The Phragmites australis chromosome 1, lpPhrAust1.1, whole genome shotgun sequence genomic interval TGCGGGATCGTGTGTTGCCGCCACAGCTGCTGCACAAATGGCCCAAGGAAGCATCCTTCTGCCAGTTGCTTATGCACCCTGTGCCAGAAACCAGACCGAAGATGAGGTGCGTCGGGTGTCATTTACTCAGTGCGTGAGTATATTATCGTTGACACTGAGAAGGGTGCGCTAGGGTGTTGTTTGAATCACATTGCACAACAGGAAATAGTTTAGTATATAGTAGTACTTCTCCTCAAAGCTGAGCACTGCATTTGTTTCCTAGTACATGTGCTGTGTGGCGGCACACTTTACATGATAGAATACATGGGGTTTGATAAACATGGGACACGGTCGATTGCTAGCATGGAGTTGTTCCAAGATCAAGATTGCCTTGGAAAATTCAGCTACTAAATCAGGTATCAGGAGAAAGACACTGCAATCCTTATGAGGCACTAGCACAATCATTGGATTTGTTGTTATCATCAATTAAAAATTAGTGGAACTTATGAACAATGCACCGCATATTCTAGATTGGACATTCTTGTTTAAGTTACACTTTTAGAATAAGTGCAACAAACAATTCAAAAGTTATAACAACTAACCATCAGACCATGAGCTTGCAGGCCTTTTGTGCTGGTTTGCTATTACTCAGCTACATTGTTATCCTGTGCTGTTGTTGCTTTGATACTTTTCATGGTTCATGTTTActttcaattaaaaaaaaatgtctcCATTGCAGCAAAAAGTGTCTGCACAATTCTTTGCATCTTTGAAATATTTGCTTCTTTTAGAGATATATACTCTAGCTTACTCATGTGAAAAACATTTCCAGTACAACTAGTTTGCGAAATGTGAGCTATCAATGTGTAATATTGTGTTATGATCCGAGATCATAACGATCATAACAGGGATAAACACCCGCTGGGAGGACAGCCAGGCGGCGTCGGCTACTAGGGACGAGATATTTAGACTATAGATGAGGGAGATTTAGAATATTGAGCGAGACTAGCTAATTCTCATTGATTGCTCCCTAATACATAGCTATCGCCAACTATATATAGCCGTCCAACAGAGTCCCAATCCAAATCCAACTCTACTTATCTCCTTCCTAATTCTGAATTGAATCTAACTCTTTCCGATCTTAACTAATCCAGACTCCCCAACTTATCTCAATCTAGACTTGACTTCTAATTCtaatttatttccttcctaattTATCTAAACTGATTTATCTTCTACCTTACTTAACTCTCGCACATGACATTACACCGCTCCTTTTGAGCAGCTTGTCCTCGAGCTGCAGCGTGGCAGCCATGGTTGCAGCCCTTGAAATCCCTATGTTGACGAACGGTTGTAGCGCCAGCGTGATATGTTGGGGCACGACGTAACGGAAGGTGCAGGCCAGCACATACATGACATCTGTCTTCTGAACAGACAAGGACATTCATGTGGCTGTTGTTGGTAGACACTGAAATATGAGCCTCCTTGTCGTGCCTGATGCATGTCTTTGCCATCCCATGAAAGACAACGTTGGAGCTGGTGGATGTTTGTGGCGGGCGGCAATGGAGGCGGGCGTGGTATGGCGGTGACTGCTGGTAGCGTTGCCATCGGTGAAGGAGTCGCTGCACTAGATGGCATATCGCTTTGCAGGACACTAGACATGTTGATGGTTGTCACCGACGAAGGCGTCGATACACTGGAGGTTGTGCCACTGTGTAGCATCAGTGGTTGGTTGGCAGCGTCCAACAAGTACTGTTCCACCATCGAAAGTCGCGAGGACATGGTGGCCAACTGCTGAACCACCTCTCCTAGCTGTTGCTTGATGTTGGCTAGGGTACTGTTGATGATGGTGAAGCCATCTGGGAATTTCTTGTGCAACATTGCTTCCTGTTCGGCAAGAAGTGCTTGGAATCGATCGTTCTCAATACCAGAAGCCATGGTCTCTGATACCAAGTTGTTATGACCCGAAATCATAATAAGGATAAACATCCACTAGGAGGATAGCCGAGCAGCGTCGGCTGCTAGGGACAAGATATTTAGACTATAGATGAGGGAGATTTAGAATATAAAgggagactagattaattctcaTTGCTTGCTCCCTAATACACGGCTATTGCCAACTATATATAGCCGGCTAACTAACAGAGTTCAATCCGAATCCAACTCTACTTATCTCCTTCCTAATTCCGAATTGAATCTAGCTCTTTCCAATCTTAACTAATCTGGACTCCCTAACTTATCTTAATATGGACTTGACTTCTAATTCTAATTCtaatttatttccttcctaattTATCTAAACCGATTTATCTCCTATCTTACTTGACTCTCGCACATGACATATTGGTTCTAGTAAATTGAACTCAGTAGAAAATGCAGGGTgtttttactttattttctcAGAAGATCTTTATTGTCTGGCTATaaagaccttttttttttgggacaGTAGACCATTGTTGGAGTAAGTTCAGGCTAacatcaaaaatatattttttatcttcattgccttgtctatttttttattttttttaaacatgtaCAAGCATTTGTTGTCTGAAGAAAGAATAATGTTTTGTAGTATTTTCCATTCATGCCATGCTTgttgatcttcagttttctacgatgatatttattttaaaaaattaggaCAGTAAAGCTACATATCAATAGATTAGCTTTGTGTTTTCCTATGAGGTTACATTTGTTCTCTTTTGTTTGACAGTGAGGTGCTACAGAGTGATTTCCTTAATCAATCGCGGAATAACCTGGAAGAGCATGAAGCAGCACTTAGGTTACGTGAAGAAATAGAAGAACAAGAATTACTGCTGGATTTTCTTCAGCAGTTGCAGACAAGAAAGCAGGGTATAGCAGACAATTTGCAGGACACTGTTACTTTTCTCTCTTCTGATATCAATGAGGTACTCCACCAGCAATCAGCTCTTGGACATTGTGGAAACTTCTCATCTGATTTTGATAAAGAGGCGTGCTCTGGAACTGTTGAAGATCAGAGTGATTGTGGATCCAGGAAGCGTTCCAGACCTGAGCTGCAAGGTGTTGACATGGACGAACAGAATCGGAGTCTGGAAGAATGCTCTAGAACAGTGCCATCCTCTGTGCTAATCCAGGAAAGTGTTTTGTCAAAAAGCTCCAGGTTGATGAAGAACTTCAAAAAACTTGAAACAGCTTACTTTCTAACAAGGTCCAAGTTGGCAAAGCAAGTTGGCAACCAAATAAATAGTTGTCATCAAGTTGTCAAGAGGGCTACTGGTTCAGCTGTTGGGACTGAGGGGAGTTCAATAGATGATTTTCCTTTGGAAGGACAATATGGTAGAAGGCAAAGTGGTTGGGTGAACTCTTTTCTTGAGGGATTGTGCAAGTACTTGTCGTTCAGTAAGTTGAAAATTCGGGCCGAACTGAGGCATTGTGATTTGCTGAACTCATCAAACTTAGTATGCTCCGCAGGGTTCGACCGGGATAGAGAGTTTTTTGCAACTGCTGGTGTAAATAAGAAGATAAAAGTGTTTGAGTATAATATGATTGTAAATGAATATCGTGACATTCACTATCCTGTGGTAGAGATGTCTAATAGATCAAAATTAAGTAGTATTTGCTGGAACAGTTATATGAAGAGCCATATAGCATCTAGTGATTTTGAGGGTATCGTACAGGTAAGCTCCTTCTGgcatgtttttttaaaaaaaattgtagatgATGCAATTATCATAATAGACCCTTCTTTTCAGGTTTGGGATGTTACTAGGAGTCAAGTTTTCGTTGAGATGAGGGAGCATGAGAGGCGTGCGTGGTCGGTGGACTTCTCTATTGTGGATCCAACAAAATTGGTCAGTGGGAGTGATGATGGTTGTGTGAAGCTGTGGGATATGAATAAGGCAATTTTATTCTTGCACCTACTGTATGTCAGCTTTTGAGCTGCGGTTATTGAACTTATATATGTGATCACAGAATTGTTTTTCCTCCACTACTGTAACATATTTCCATAAACTTTGCAGGCTGGGAGTGTTGGCACTATTAGAACAAGGGCAAATGTGTGCTCTGTGCAATTTCAACCTGATTCTGCTCGCTCCATTGCAATTGGCTCAGCAGATCACAAAATTTACTGCTATGATCTTCGAAACATACGAGCTCCTTATTGTACACTAGTTGGACACACAAAAACTGTAAGCTATGTGAAATATCTAGACGCGTCAACAATAGTATCTGCGTCTACTGACAATTCATTGAAGCTTTGGGACCTGTCTATGAGTCCAGGAAGGATAATTGACAGTCCAATTCAAACATTTACAGGGCATACAAATACAAAGGTTAGATAGCACTTACATGTATTTCTTATCTTTTCATAATATTGCTGTACAACTGATTATTGTCTAGTTTTATCTTTCTGTACATTTAATTAGTAGAATATCCCACGTTATTACTCAGCTAGTTTTGAAAATACAGTTGTACTTGCAATGAAATTCTAATACCTATGGAGTATACTACTAACTACTGTAACAATTGCATGTGCTATACTTAGTACAACTATAGTGCCTCTGATTAAAGACATAACTGTATATGTTGTACAGCTATATCTTCTTTTTACGGATTAATGTGCGAAGGAGGTGACTTGAATCCCACCACCAGTTGTTTATAGATATATAGATTGCTTGACAGTCTTAAATCGTTACTCACTTCATGTGCTTCCCATGGATATATAGAATGATTTCTTTCTGTGCTGAAAGAAAACATGATTTTGTTGAGTGACAAATTTACTTATATATGTTGAATCTTTTGACCAGAACTTTGTTGGCCTTTCCATTTCTGACGGGTACATTGCTACTGGCTCTGAAACAAATGAGGTACGCATTCTAAGGCTAAGCTACCACCAACTTCTACACGGGATATCTCAATATCTGACTTGTAGTTACAGTGTCGAGTAGAGTTCTATCAGCCTTCATATAAAGCCATTCGGTAGAGTACTTCTGTCAACATTGTGATTGTTGCGAAGAAGCTGATGTTTACTAATTGATAGATAACTCCTTCATATCTGTATTTTGCACATCTTCCTGCTGGTGTGTTAATGGATTTGGTTTAGTTCACGTCACTCATGCTCGACACATGTTATGCCTGTGCATACAGCATACAGAGAGATAAGAACAGCTTTCATATAAATTACTTGCACGTTGTTTTATAAGTCAGAGCAGCATAGCTAACTGAACTTTCAAGTTATCACTTAATGTAAAAAGGATGAACTCAGTACTCACTTAATGTAAAAAGGATGAACTCAAAGTACTGAGATGGAATGCAAATGAGTGTTCCGTTGTGACTGAGTGGGCATTGTAGTTTCCAAGTTTTAAGAAGCATTTGCTGTGTCAATAGAGAAATGAATGGGATTGGAATTCCTGACATTGAACTTTGGTGATTGGTGTGGATAACCTCAGCGGAACTTAGTGCATTTTAATTTTTGATAGATTGGTATATGTCTCCATTGCCTTTTTACAATTGAAATGCCTAACTTGTCTTACACTCTTACTGTATCGCAGGTTTTTGTCTACCACAAAGAATTTCCAATGCCAGTCTTGGCATATAAGTTCAACGTCGCAGACCCTATATCAGGCCATGAGATTGACGATCCATCGCAGTTCATTTCATGCGTGTGTTGGAGAGGGCAGTCTTCAACACTTCTCTCTGCTAACTCCAGCGGAAACATTAAGATCTTAGAAATGGACTGACTCCGTGCCATTGGAGTGTGCGTGTGCCCAGTTTCGAGTAGAAATGGACTGGCTTCTTACCAAGGGTGTGTGTATTGGGAATGCAGAGAGGCCAACAGGGTGAAGTGTAACTTGAACAGAGTTGCTGAGTTGGAAGTTAGGAGTTTGGTAGAGGGGTGGCAGATGTAACAGATTTAGCATTAATTAATAGGATTACAGGTTAGCGTGGTAGCAAAGTAGCGTATATAGGAAAATAATTTGAGGTGTTGGGGGTCCCAGAAGGAAAGGTTTTGTACATCATTGGTTCGAGGTATACTTGTATAGGCAATCAATCCAAATTTTTACCTAACATCAGGCTTTTGTTCTTGCGTTCCTTCCGATTACCTTTGTGTTTCTTGCGATAGTAGTGCGTGAAGTGCAGAAGTACAAAATGATCCACATCTGTTTAACCAGAGATGAGTATTTTTTAACCTGATTATCTTCCATGCAatggaatttttagaatttggtcttttttaaaaactttttctttGTATGCATATATGGAGAAATAATGTTGAAAAATGGATCATTTTTACGACGTCATAATATTTGACGCTGTGAGCTACTAATAATCTTTTAAGTTCAAAATAGAAGATCAATATCATGGCGCCCTGCAAAAGgatctattttcaaaaaatatttttatacaggtttattggtaaaatatattttttaaaagggtCAAAATGTAAAAGTTCCACTTCCATGCATGACGTACCCGTGCATCTTGGGAATTCTCCGTTCATCTGTACGCATGACGAGTTGTTCAAAGGAACAGAGGATTTGTCAATGATGAAGACTCTGTACAGTCGTTATGTTCACCCACTCATAATTTTATCTTGAAAGGCAACTCCACTAGTA includes:
- the LOC133919660 gene encoding protein SPA1-RELATED 4-like isoform X2, whose product is MEASRDAGGGGRRWGEVDGEAAEEGGGGAGREEEGGEVSLREWLDRPGRVVEAAECVHVFRQVAEAVAIAHAQGVVVGSARPSCFVVSPPFARVAFIESASGSDASSSCSGSDASDDADPDASPPRRGDGAGRGEVRGGKAFPLRSVLAMELNWYTSPEEAEDSGGSGSTFASDVYRLGVLLFELFCTFETVEEKMRAMANLRDRVLPPQLLHKWPKEASFCQLLMHPVPETRPKMSEVLQSDFLNQSRNNLEEHEAALRLREEIEEQELLLDFLQQLQTRKQGIADNLQDTVTFLSSDINEVLHQQSALGHCGNFSSDFDKEACSGTVEDQSDCGSRKRSRPELQGVDMDEQNRSLEECSRTVPSSVLIQESVLSKSSRLMKNFKKLETAYFLTRSKLAKQVGNQINSCHQVVKRATGSAVGTEGSSIDDFPLEGQYGRRQSGWVNSFLEGLCKYLSFSKLKIRAELRHCDLLNSSNLVCSAGFDRDREFFATAGVNKKIKVFEYNMIVNEYRDIHYPVVEMSNRSKLSSICWNSYMKSHIASSDFEGIVQVWDVTRSQVFVEMREHERRAWSVDFSIVDPTKLVSGSDDGCVKLWDMNKAILFLHLLLGVLALLEQGQMCALCNFNLILLAPLQLAQQITKFTAMIFETYELLIVH
- the LOC133919660 gene encoding protein SPA1-RELATED 4-like isoform X1; its protein translation is MEASRDAGGGGRRWGEVDGEAAEEGGGGAGREEEGGEVSLREWLDRPGRVVEAAECVHVFRQVAEAVAIAHAQGVVVGSARPSCFVVSPPFARVAFIESASGSDASSSCSGSDASDDADPDASPPRRGDGAGRGEVRGGKAFPLRSVLAMELNWYTSPEEAEDSGGSGSTFASDVYRLGVLLFELFCTFETVEEKMRAMANLRDRVLPPQLLHKWPKEASFCQLLMHPVPETRPKMSEVLQSDFLNQSRNNLEEHEAALRLREEIEEQELLLDFLQQLQTRKQGIADNLQDTVTFLSSDINEVLHQQSALGHCGNFSSDFDKEACSGTVEDQSDCGSRKRSRPELQGVDMDEQNRSLEECSRTVPSSVLIQESVLSKSSRLMKNFKKLETAYFLTRSKLAKQVGNQINSCHQVVKRATGSAVGTEGSSIDDFPLEGQYGRRQSGWVNSFLEGLCKYLSFSKLKIRAELRHCDLLNSSNLVCSAGFDRDREFFATAGVNKKIKVFEYNMIVNEYRDIHYPVVEMSNRSKLSSICWNSYMKSHIASSDFEGIVQVWDVTRSQVFVEMREHERRAWSVDFSIVDPTKLVSGSDDGCVKLWDMNKAGSVGTIRTRANVCSVQFQPDSARSIAIGSADHKIYCYDLRNIRAPYCTLVGHTKTVSYVKYLDASTIVSASTDNSLKLWDLSMSPGRIIDSPIQTFTGHTNTKNFVGLSISDGYIATGSETNEVFVYHKEFPMPVLAYKFNVADPISGHEIDDPSQFISCVCWRGQSSTLLSANSSGNIKILEMD